From Zetaproteobacteria bacterium, a single genomic window includes:
- a CDS encoding flagellar hook-associated protein produces the protein MATTGISSIVSTQIAGFDVATAVDGILSVQQNEIDQLKKKQDDITARQDLLNQFSSDLQTLRSTAMAMADSASFFSYAATLSSNNASVPASNLLDVSGTDAVSAGSHTVVVNRVASALRISSSAAVTDGTGAAITDPNVALNYTASTFQINGTTISVAATDSLQDIADKINQANTGASATGVSAAVVKTTSSDYRLVLTADSTGSTGFTLSGAALNSGGALAGLNLGAVASDAAVKDAATGLAVSSDTAALNLSGSFTINGTAVTVNAADSLSTIASTINGLGIGVKASVVRINASDYRLALQGDATATTPATTITLAAGTGGVLSGLNLTAGSQTAASLAADAELTVDGLSITRSSNTIDDIISGVTFNLKQADPSTTLTLDINVDTSALQSNVQAFVDAYNTVMGFINDQYKFDPNTNSNGILADDPLLGTIQSQLAGSLLQTVPGLASDRNSLAAIGIEPDAQGVLSINHTLFDNFLNNSPDAIRDVFVASGTSTNNALQFLATGFNTPSGTYDVNITQAAVQESRTGSINLTSGIGAGNTDSLTISDGAHTTTVYFNGSGSQGTGDGLSAANAADGSSIDTIVSALNSEFARSITETRVFSTALTAGGSPATSANTFSDLGVGVAAGDVITISGTSRTGASINSSFTVLDPARDTLSELLSAIQVAFDQKVVATIDSSGHIQVTDASSGDSQLRVSLTSDNAGGGSLSFGTDTGTGTTEGRYPMSVTASNDGTGKLKISASSYGPQSGLSVSDVSNLLVGAPGTITTIAGQDVAGTIGGASANGSGQMLTGTSGNVDGMSILYTGTATGVVGSITLGVGVGAAYDGLIDTYTNSYTGLIASDVASLQSDYDSLTAQIDALQRQMDLKRETLTKSFNQMQNLLAQLQKTGDFLTSLANAQQAKK, from the coding sequence GTGGCGACGACGGGGATATCGTCGATCGTATCGACGCAGATCGCCGGTTTCGACGTCGCCACGGCCGTCGACGGCATCCTGTCGGTCCAGCAGAACGAGATCGACCAGCTCAAGAAGAAGCAGGACGACATCACCGCGCGGCAGGATCTGCTCAACCAGTTCAGCAGCGATCTGCAGACGCTCCGCTCCACGGCCATGGCCATGGCCGACAGCGCCAGCTTCTTCTCCTACGCCGCCACCCTCTCCAGCAACAACGCCTCGGTACCGGCAAGCAACCTGCTCGACGTCAGCGGCACCGACGCCGTCTCCGCCGGCTCCCACACGGTGGTGGTCAACCGCGTCGCCTCGGCGCTGCGCATCTCCTCCAGCGCGGCGGTGACCGACGGTACGGGGGCGGCGATCACCGATCCCAACGTCGCCCTCAACTACACCGCCAGCACCTTCCAGATCAACGGCACCACGATCAGCGTCGCCGCCACCGACTCGCTGCAGGACATCGCCGACAAGATCAACCAGGCCAACACCGGCGCTTCGGCCACCGGGGTCTCCGCCGCCGTGGTCAAGACCACCTCGAGCGACTACCGCCTGGTATTGACCGCCGACAGCACCGGCAGCACCGGCTTCACCCTCTCCGGCGCCGCGCTCAACAGCGGCGGGGCGCTGGCCGGGCTCAACCTGGGGGCGGTCGCCTCCGATGCGGCGGTCAAGGACGCCGCCACCGGCCTGGCGGTGAGCAGCGACACGGCGGCGCTCAACCTCTCCGGCTCGTTCACCATCAACGGCACCGCGGTAACGGTGAACGCCGCCGACTCGCTCTCCACCATCGCCAGCACCATCAACGGCCTGGGCATCGGCGTCAAGGCGTCGGTCGTCCGCATCAACGCATCGGACTACCGCCTCGCCCTGCAGGGGGACGCCACCGCCACCACCCCGGCGACCACCATCACCCTGGCCGCCGGCACCGGCGGGGTACTCTCCGGCCTCAACCTCACTGCCGGCAGCCAGACCGCCGCCTCACTCGCCGCCGACGCCGAACTGACGGTGGACGGGCTCTCCATCACCCGCAGCAGCAACACGATCGACGACATCATCTCCGGTGTCACCTTCAACCTCAAGCAGGCCGATCCCTCCACCACCCTGACCCTGGACATCAACGTCGACACCAGCGCGCTGCAATCGAACGTCCAGGCCTTCGTCGACGCCTACAACACGGTGATGGGCTTCATCAACGACCAGTACAAGTTCGATCCCAACACCAACTCCAACGGGATCCTGGCCGACGATCCCTTGCTCGGCACCATCCAGAGCCAACTGGCCGGGAGCCTGCTGCAGACCGTTCCCGGCCTGGCCAGCGACCGCAACTCCCTGGCGGCGATCGGCATCGAGCCCGACGCACAGGGGGTGCTGTCGATCAACCACACCCTGTTCGACAACTTCCTCAACAACAGCCCCGACGCCATCCGCGACGTCTTCGTGGCCAGCGGCACCAGCACCAACAACGCGCTGCAGTTCCTCGCCACCGGATTCAATACGCCGTCGGGCACCTACGACGTCAACATCACCCAGGCGGCGGTGCAGGAGAGCCGCACCGGATCGATCAATCTCACCTCCGGGATCGGTGCGGGCAATACCGACTCCCTCACCATCTCCGACGGCGCCCACACCACCACCGTCTACTTCAACGGCAGCGGCTCCCAGGGGACCGGCGACGGCCTCTCGGCGGCCAACGCCGCCGACGGCAGCTCGATCGACACCATCGTCAGCGCACTCAACAGCGAGTTCGCCCGCAGCATCACCGAAACCCGCGTCTTCAGCACGGCGCTGACCGCCGGCGGCAGCCCGGCCACCAGCGCCAACACCTTCAGCGACCTCGGCGTCGGTGTGGCGGCGGGCGACGTCATCACCATCTCCGGCACCAGCCGCACCGGTGCGTCGATCAACAGCAGCTTCACCGTGCTCGACCCGGCCCGGGACACTCTATCGGAACTGCTCAGTGCCATTCAGGTCGCCTTCGACCAGAAGGTGGTCGCCACCATCGACAGCAGCGGCCACATCCAGGTGACCGATGCCAGCAGCGGCGACAGCCAGCTACGGGTCTCGCTCACCTCCGACAACGCCGGCGGCGGCAGCCTCAGCTTCGGCACCGACACCGGCACCGGCACCACCGAGGGGCGCTACCCGATGAGCGTGACCGCCTCGAACGACGGCACCGGCAAGCTCAAGATCTCCGCCTCCAGCTATGGCCCGCAATCCGGGCTGTCGGTAAGCGACGTCAGCAACCTGCTGGTGGGCGCACCGGGCACCATCACCACCATCGCCGGGCAGGATGTCGCCGGCACCATCGGGGGCGCGAGCGCGAACGGCTCGGGCCAGATGTTGACCGGAACCAGCGGCAACGTCGACGGCATGTCGATCCTCTACACCGGCACGGCGACCGGGGTGGTCGGCTCGATCACGCTGGGCGTCGGTGTGGGGGCCGCCTACGACGGCTTGATCGACACCTACACCAACAGCTACACCGGTCTGATCGCATCGGACGTCGCCTCGCTACAAAGCGATTACGACAGCCTGACCGCCCAGATCGACGCCCTGCAGCGTCAGATGGATCTCAAGCGCGAGACCCTGACCAAGTCGTTCAACCAGATGCAAAACCTGCTGGCCCAGTTGCAGAAGACCGGCGACTTCCTCACCTCGCTGGCCAACGCCCAGCAGGCGAAGAAGTGA
- the fliS gene encoding flagellar export chaperone FliS, with amino-acid sequence MNHSRGLHEEACMADTRSAVAASTKPKPEEPHMTGHQAYRGRQVHTSSPLELVLLAYEVLSSATHRARIAQQQKDYAAEAGHVQHALAAVTELMNGLDYDAGGTIAANLGSLYLYITRRLLAAQGSNDPAIYDEVIALVNELRSAWTELKARQERPVGSARRAGEPESARVAMAA; translated from the coding sequence ATGAATCATTCCCGGGGGCTTCACGAGGAAGCCTGCATGGCGGACACACGATCAGCCGTGGCCGCATCCACCAAGCCGAAACCGGAGGAGCCGCACATGACCGGACACCAAGCCTACCGGGGCCGTCAGGTCCACACATCTTCGCCGCTGGAGCTGGTCCTGCTCGCCTACGAGGTGCTCTCCAGCGCCACCCACCGGGCGCGCATCGCCCAACAGCAGAAGGATTACGCGGCGGAGGCGGGCCATGTCCAGCATGCGCTGGCGGCGGTCACCGAACTGATGAACGGCCTCGACTACGACGCCGGTGGAACCATCGCCGCCAACCTCGGATCACTCTACCTCTACATCACCCGCCGGCTGCTCGCCGCGCAGGGAAGCAACGATCCGGCGATCTACGACGAGGTGATCGCCCTGGTGAACGAGCTGCGCAGCGCCTGGACCGAACTCAAGGCCCGACAGGAACGGCCGGTCGGCTCCGCCCGTCGCGCCGGCGAGCCCGAATCCGCCCGGGTCGCCATGGCGGCCTGA